The genomic interval ttgaaaaatacatcctctattgcatacacaatgtttttcttcgatttgacctaatgacctagtttttgaccccagatgacccattttcgaactcggcctagattttatcaaggtaatcattctggctaaatatcatgaagatcagctgaaaaatacagcctctattgcatacacaaggtttttctttaatttgacctagtgacctagtttttgaccccatatgacccattttcgaacttggtctaactttcatcaaggtaatcattatgaccaaaattcatgaagatcaattgaaaaatacagcctctatcgcatacacaaggtttttccttgatttgacctagtgacctagtttctgaccccagatgacccattttcgaactcggcctagatttcatcaaggtaatcattctgaccaataatcatgaagatcaattgaaaaatacagcctctatcgcatacacaaggtttttctttgatttgacctagtgacctagtttttgacccaagatgacccatttttgaactcggcctagattttatcaaggttatcattctgaccaatattcatgaagaataattgaaaaatacagcctctatcgcatacacaaggtttttctttgatttgacctagtgacctagtttttgaccctagatgacccattttcgaactcggcctagatttcatcaaggttatcattctgaccaatattcatgaagattaattgaaaaataccgcctctatcgcatacacaaggttttcctttgatttgacctagtgacctagtttttgactcgagatgacccattttcgaagttggcctagatttcatcaaggcaatcattctgaccaatattcataaagatcaattgaaaaatacagcctctatcgcatacacaaggtttttccttgatttgacctagtgacctagtttttgacccgagatgacccattttcgaactcggcctagatttcatcaaggttatcattctgaccaatattcatgaagattaattgaaaaatacagcctctatcgcatacacaaggttttcctttgacttgacctagtgacctagtttttgacccgagatgacccattttcgaactcggcctagatttcatcaaggttattattctgaccaatattcatgaagattaattgaaaaatacagcctctatcgcatacacaagctaaatgttgacagacagacgacggacgacagacgccggacatcgagcgatcagaaaaactcacctgagcattgctcaggtgagctaaaaatggacttATACTGTTCTGGCTTTAACCCCTcgaaatataaatgatttcacaatatataCGATGTTCTTACTTCTTTCTGTCTTATTGTTTCCGCTTCATGTAAGGAGTCTTTGTTTCTACTTCTTTCACTCTGTAAtctttctgtaaatatatatgtcatatgAATCTATTGTAATCTTTCCCTAAATGTATAATGTATGTGATATGAATCTGCTGTTAATGAACTTTAATcaataatttagaaaatatttcctTCGGGCCTAATAGTTGAGGTAACTCGCTTTGAATTGCCTCTATAGCTTCAGATTCCAGCACTAACAGCATTGTATTTTTTTGCGAGAGTCACACCACCAAACGAGTTATGTCAAAACTTTTCCAGCCTTTTTCGGAGGGcaaagacccaaggtgcccctccaacCATGTCACAGGCATGGGCTGGCACATGAGTAAAACCACCAGCCTTCCATTaaaccagcttgatggcttccttgCACAAAGACTTCTACACCCCAAACAATGTTTTGAACCCACATAAGCGACCTTTAGAACTCAGCAATAGATGCCTCTAAGAGCAATGTAATATAACTATCTTCAAAAATGTAGGATTAAAAAGATTCATAAATTGATGAATATCTTTCAGTaacttttagaaataaagcaaATTCCACAGTGCCATTGACTGATATCATCGTAAGTTTTCAGTTTATGCAAGTTAATTTTTGTGCATGAGTCATGTCTTACCTTCATACTGTGAACCTTTCATCTTGATTTCAGCTTGCAGTGAAGTTATCTGCTCCCTGAAACCAAAAATCTGTTCCGTCTGCTGCCGACTCTTCCTCTCTAAATCTTCTACCTGTAATATTAATCACTTTTATGCATACCACAAGAACTGTAAAATTATATGTGTATAACAATGGATATATCTTGTGTTAAGtacaagatcaaaatatcttttactaaATGAACACAACATGCAATATGTTCATCAGTGGCATAGCCTAGAATGAACATGTCTGGTGTTTAGGAGtgaatattttatgtgtaaaacaaagttaacaaataattcttttattttgtgtcttttcaatggttttaaacaaacttgatccATTTTGTAGTTCCATACCTGTACAATGTATCTATGATAACTTTCCAGTTGTGAAGATATTCAACTAGTCTATTATATTTCAATAGTTcaaagaaaaacatgtaatacTAAGGATTTTGCAACTTATCCTACTTAATATGTAAAgcagaatttttacaaaataaagtgGAATATATATGAACATCTCGCATTTTGATCAaacagcattgtgaaaacttttcATCAAATGCTTATGGGCAGTAAATACTGCCAAAATCATGTTGAATTATCTTCAGTTTACACTAATGTGATCAGGCAAGTGTCTGGGATTGTCATCAGTTACAAGAACAATTCTGAATTAAAGAAGCTGGCCACATTAATTGCATAGTGGTGTTATTGATGCAAAACTTCAGTGTCAAAACTGTTACTGATACAAAATGCACAAAACAAGTACTAGGCATCATAATACATCAAATTATGTTTTGCAATTAATATTACCTTGGTTTCAAAGccaatatttctttcatttgctTCTGACAGTTCCCTCAGTAATTTCATTTCTGTATTAGATCTATCCTGTAAGAAATATatggaaaatgaaacattttatggCATGAAGCATCATCACAAAGCATTTGAAATAAGAATCAGTTTGCCTAGTATTCTTATGCattgcatttttttaatgaaacaagttaaaatggcaattttgctatttttagtaacaacttTTCCattcaggaagtagggaaaaaccatTAACTGATTGCCTGAACAGGAAGTCTCCCTTACTAACCCAATGGCCattaagatatttgtttgttttgttttgggtttaacaccgtttttcaacagtatttcagtcatgtaactgcaggcagttaacctaaccagtgttcctggattctgtaccagtacaaacctgtactccgcaagtaattgccaacttcccaacatgaatcagaggtggaggactaatgacttcagacacaatgtcatttatcaaattgtcactgagaacatacgccccgcccgaggatcgaactcacgaccctgcgatccatagaccaacgctctacctactaagCTAAAGGGGCTGGCCATTAAAATATTAGCGGTCATCCGcagaccacagacaatcatcctatgaagtctaaAGGCAGTAAGCCAaatggttctttagttattgagagGAAATCCTTCAGTTtcactgtaaccttgatctttgaccttttgGCCCCAAAacctacaggggtcatctactgaccacagtcAATGAAACTATGATGTTTTAAAACTGTAGGACTAAGCATTTTCTAGATATTGAACAGAAAACAAATGGTATATCAACAGACAACAAGCAAAACAATATGGCATGTTCTTTAAAGTGGGACATAAAAATTTCTAGTATGAGAGAATGTCTGAAACAGATGGCATACTCTGCAATAAAAGATAACCTTCTACTTTTTCAAACCATGAAGAAAAAGTGAAATGGTTTTCTGAGTTACTGTAGTGCCCTTTGCAGAGATTTAAATGCTGCTActcaaaatgtacaaaaagtaTTTTGCAACCCCTGTTTACAATGCCTCTGTATGACAAAAACCTCCCTTTAAAGACAATTATTTTCTTCTGACTAAACTGGTTTCTTAGTTAACTAAAATCTCCAATGCAGAAACAAAGTCTCTTATCTTCCCAATGGCATTTCTCTACATAGGTTGTGGATGACTGTGTTCTTAAAGAATTCttctaagaaataaataatcagatttacaaataaaaattttaactgCATCTACTTTTTAACTTATTATCATAtcataataaacaaacaaaaaataacataaacattcaTGAGTCACTGACTACAGCTAATTACATGATGTACATCACAACATGATTTTATCAAAGCATCAATTCCCTTGTTCAATTATTCCTTTAGAAAACTAAAAGGACTTTAACTCAGTATACTACAATTTTCAAAGAGCTATCACCTACAATACCACAGTCAATTCTTTTAAGCatttaaatttaaacagaaataagatCTTGATACATAATTTATAGACTtgtgtaattacctccctttcccTACGTATGTCACTCTGATGTACAGTGGAAGAGTCAGACAGTTCCTGTTTTAGTCTATTTATGATGACACTGTAGTCATTACACTTCTGTTCTGCTAGAGCTAGTTCTGACTCTGTCATGGCAAGTCTGAAAACAACATTATACATGCAGAATATTCATGATTACCAAAAAAAACATGGATGATTTTTCTACATGGTTGTCACTTGACTAGAAATTGGTAAGTCTGTTTCTCAAGTGGTAGTCACAATCTGTCCAGTGAAAGAGGTTCTGATGTAGAGATTCGGATAAGCATGCATGCATCCATGTCAACAAAACTACATTCAGCAAACTTTATTTGTAAATGTGTCAACATAGTTTTGACCCATGTTCATTTATGATGAAAACAATCTATAAATATAGGGCATATACACACAAGCATcatattgttttgataatctTTGTATTGTATTATCTATTATACACTTTCTCTGTCTTGCTAAAGTCAGGATATAACATTTACAATGACTGCTACCTGCCTCAAGTACATTGAATTCTGTATatacaggagtacacagcatttAAATCTCTCCAAAGAGACCAATACTATTTCTCTTGTAACTATGCAACTcctgacatattttattttcataccatttgagaaaataaaagttgtgcatattcatgaataaaaaCCTGAATATCCTTTActtcaaaaatattacaaataaaaattccATATATAAATACGTAATATGTTTTATCAAAACAGTCTGATATTCTAAATGAGCCCATCTCTGaatataaatgcaaatgattttcaactgaaaaatctacatttttaaatgaagtataaACAAGTACATTATATCTACATTCAATACAAAAAAATCTGTGTTTGAATTTGACACAGTCTGACAAAAAAACGTGGTtttgatttcaataaaaaaaatttcagtctACAGTGTTCTGTTTGGACCATCAAGATTTTTATTCCTGAACTCATACCTCAAAAGTCAAAATCACAAAACTActatgatgaaagtcgaaaccacgatgttgaaagtcgaaatcacaatGGCAAAAACATGAAACTATGATGGTGAGTCTAAATCACAAATCCACAATGATTGAAATACGatatcattttgcattttcacaattaacgagggctcaacgcgaaactagtccaAGTGTATATAGAAATGGAATAAGATAGACTAGTTTCACGCCGAGCCCTTATTATAGCAGTTtcatgttttcatcatcgtgcttttgactttcatcatcgtagtttcgactttcaccaaagtggtttcaacttttatcatcTTGCTTTTGACTTTCATCATGCTTTCGACTTTCGATGGTAAAAGTCTAAACCACAATCATTAagatgaaagtcgaaactaccATGACGAAAGTCaaaagcacgatgatgaaaaagCGAAATGATACTGCAtcttcatcatcgtggtttcgtgattttGACTTTCACCATTGTAGTTTAGAGTTTTCACCATCATGTTTtcaactttcatcatcgtagtttcatGCTCTCGACTTTCAAAACAATGAAGATCAGAAATAAGAATACTGATGGTCCAAACTGAACACCATAGCcaacaaatttaaatgttttttcaaataaactttataaataaaccCACAGCATAACGGTATCAAATCTCAACCACTCCAATAACAAAACTTAAGACTTACTTGGAAGCTAGTGAGTTGAATGCTGCTTTTCTTTCACCTAATGCAACTTGTAACTGGCTGATTTTTGAGTTGGATGACCTAGAAAAATTTACATGTACATCGTTTTTCTGTAAGTgtattttactataattataatacattttaatttacTAAGAAGTAAATTAACTTCAACACATAAAACATGCAGAAATCAAATAATTAGATGGATCTGTGTACTTTACTGCACCTTTATTTGCCTAAATTAATTTACTTTAATTAACAAGAGTCCAATTGTAGAGCTGTAAATAAACTAAGATAAACAAATGACATGCATGACTACTTTCACTGTTTCACAAATTCCACAGTAATATTTCTGGAATAATTAGTAAAATTacgaaatgaaaataatgaaatgtgcTACCTTTTAGAATCTCGTAACAACTCCTCTTGTTTGTCTATAGTTCCCATCAGTTCATCCATCTGAAATGCAAACAAGAAAGTCTGAACAAGAAAAGGagaatatttcttttacatttaaatttgaagaagtctatatctttttatatgtatTATACATCTTGGCATTATTTGAATACAACTGAAATGCAATGCCCGAAATGGACTTGTCAATAGCCTTACACTGTGTTACATCAGTTACagcattgtattttatttgttgcCAAGATGCAGAAtattacttagaattttttcttttcattttgataaaggatGTGAAGGGGGAaacattaatgaaataaataataatgaaatctAGAGACTATTCTACTAATATTTCTAGAGATATCAAAAGACAAACCTGTGTAAGTTTTTCTGTCTCTAGATGTTGAAGATGTTTTGTCAGCATAGAAGTTTTCTTATGATGTTCATCTGTGATCAATGCACGGTCCTGGTTCTGACTTAATGCTGTTTCTGTAGAAATAACACAGAAGGAATGTGCTGATTAATCATGGCCTTGAtaaattattgataaattacTCATGACATGATCatcaaacattttcattgtcAACAAATTCCAAGTTCATAACAATGCCACTATAAGTGAGCTAAATCTAgtgatatactgtgaaatcatttaatttcgtgggcatgaaatttcgtggttttggtcaaaacggcaatttcgtggggatgaaaattcgtggatttcaacttgtGAACATAAAATGAGTGGGAATTTAAAATTTGTTGGGATATTATTTCGTGGATTGattcaaccacgaaaattagtcccccacgaacaataatgatttcacagtacttggaCGAAACTCACTTATTAAAATCCATTAATTAAACTGCTGTTTTCACCGAAACTAAGATTTAAtgcccaaaaaatttaaatgatatcaCAAAAACTGAACAACCCTACCAATCTCATAAGCACCACAATCCCCTGCATAGTTTCACAAACAACCTAAGTGCTGGAAGAATTTATGGTCATCACACTGCAAATGATACATACCTATAGATTTTAGAATATCAGCAGGAATATTATTTCCAGCCAACTCTATTCGTGTCAGTACTTTATTGGTCTGTAACATTTCTATGATGGCCCTTCCTCCTAACAGTCCAACATTGTTCCATCGTAAATCTGTAACACACATGAtgaagtacaaaaaacacaaatatgcctttttcatttcattatggaaatcaaaaatcaaaaatcataGAAAGCCACTGAATTCACTCATGTGGGATCTcataacattttgtatatatttctaaAGAATTTTTGATGATGATCAATCTAGTTATTTGAACAAATATCAAGAACTCAATTAAACACAGCTAGGATATCAAAGATATGAGCCTACcaacgagaaaaccaacatagtgggtttgcgaccagcatggatccagaccagcctgcgcatccgcgcagtctggtcaggctccatgctgttcgcttttaaagcctattggaattggagaaactgttagcgaacagcatggatcctgaccagactgcgctgatgcgcaggctggtctggatccatgctggtcgcaaagccactatgttggttttctcatggcgcggctcaattatatctaCATTATGACAGCGCCTAGCAACCAAATAAAAATCTGACTATTCTATCAAAGTCCACTTTCAACAGAGCTATTTGTATTAAAAAGCATGTATACCTAATGATTTAATGCTGCTGTTCCCTTTAAGGGCTCTACACAATTCTGCTGCAGAGTCGTGACTGATCTGGTTATTTCGAAGATCTAATGCCTGAAGCGTGTTATTGGCTGCCACACCCTCACAGAATATAGTGAAAGCATTGTCCAACATTCCAAGAGCATTCCATTCCAGACATATACTATGAAATATAAGAGTacataatgagccgtgccatgagaaaaccaacatagtgcattagcaaccagcatggatccagaccagcctgcacatctgcgcagtctggtcaggatccatgctgtttgctaactgtttctctaattgcaataggctttgaaagtgaacagcatggatcctgaccagactgtgtggatgcgcaggctggtctggatccatgctggtcacaaatgcactatgttggttttctcatggtgcggctcatacgATCCCTTTTTTTATATTCTatgaatgaacaagagctgtcacttatggtgacaaatgcccccgcagcgcattgacctttgacctggtgaccttgacctttgacctggtgaccccaaagtcagtaggggtcgtgtactcaataagtactatcagcatgtgaagtttgaaggtcctgggtgcagttgttcgcgaataaagtgccttcatgcaaaaagttaacgttgtgacgaacgaacaaacaaactaacggacagacagttgaaaactaatatgcctcccttcgggggcataaaaatattttgatgttatcCATTTTCTATGTGAACAGTTTTATTCTGTTTAACAAATCCGTTATTACATGCTATGACAAAAAACCTAAGGAAAAGGACCTAAAATGAAAACTGGGAGTGGCTCTTCTTGTGCTGCTACTTTCAAGTTTCCAATATTACTCAACTGATAAGGAAAGCCAAATGCATGTATGGCTTTTTATATcaacccaaaatgttgaaacacaTACAAAAAGTACATAGTGATACAGAAACTTCCAAAGCAATTTATGGGTCTACTACATAAAATTTGTGTTGCAACTGTATAATGTACCACTGGTTCTGTTTTCTGTCTACTGTGTTGATTTTTAAGTCACACTACCATAATTTATATCCACCTTCCACTTCTAATGATGGAGGCAGACCCCTGACACCCATCTAGACTTTATTTCACACACAGGCTGGTACTTGGGTAGAAGCACCAACCTTTTGCAAGCCAACTGgataaaatgaaatcattttatcaGGATTACGGACCTAATGCAGTCAGAGTGCAGTGAGAAGCAGTATTCAAAGTCACAGACCATTACCCATCAGCCTAAACATCCAAAATGTGCCACTTAATAATGAGTTTGGGATATTCTTCTATtaacacatttcaaaataaatatacttcTATGATGGAGAAGAAAGCCTAAGTGACCCTCAGGACATTCTGCAGGCACCAGTAGACACCTGGACAGAGCCACAGACCATCCACAAGCCAGCTAGATATCTTTTATCTTAATTCATTTGGAGGGTTTCTAAGTAAGCAATCTTTGGCTCTGGCTGAGTAACAAGCTTTTCTATATATTCTAGAAGACTACATTAGTGTTTTCATATGTAAATACTACCGGTACTTAGAATTCACGGGATCACTTTGTTTACTCTTTATTTACAATTACTGacaattatttataaatgtactttttatattttgacatatatctAGAGTTACACCCTTAAAATGGAAATTAACAAGAATAAGTTACCTTACTATACTTTTATTGTGTCTCAACATTTTGCCAAGTGCTTCAGCAGCTGGACCTCGTATGTTGTTACCCTGTCATACAGAGAGACATTGCAATATTGTTAGAAATACAACATAGGACTACCATTGTAGACAGTCCTTCTGTATCAAAAAACTTTTGTAActcaaaatttaaatatgaatactGCCTAGaattcactgaaaagcattttgtacctttttcattaaaattaatatggAATGGAGAATTTtctaaattaaacaagagctgacTCGTGACAGAAtgtagacttacacagtctgttgagattaaacatttcccatttttttttttttaaatatatatcaacttTTCTGTGGTTCCCTTTTACTATGGCTTATCTCAGAGACACaggctagagatattgtaaattttatcagaaagggctatcagagaggattttatggccaagtgctttacatgtAATGACTCtaatgactgatgccagtctagacAGAGTGCTCAGATGTATGAAAGCTTGTCAGTGAAACTGATATTCTATCTAAGAATAGGTATATTGTAAAAggtcatataaaagttatgtgACTTGGTTCTGTAGTCTTTTTTCAATTGCACCCAACACATATGCAAACTTTCAACCAagtacctgcattagttttggagaaagtaatttccatgcaaaacattaacctgcattttccaagtccaaaaatggGTATTACTGCTAAAAatcaattcagagttatgggacatgcacATTTCACCGTGTTTAATCCTCCTCAATAActtgtttaaagtttcaattcaatatctgcattgacTTTGTAGTGAGCAATTGTACGCAAAACTTCAactttgattttctaagtcctaaatgGGGGCattatttgttaaaatcatgtaAGAGTTATGAGACCTGATGCCATAACCTTGTGTTATTACCTGAAAGATGAGTGTGAAGTTTTTAACATAGTATCTGCAATagataacaagagtgccagaatgtcacaatatatgcccatcacagcaaatttctttacactagcacttgtatttgcaaatggaatatgttaattttgtggtaaaatttacttaattattgtaattcttttgtttttctaaatccccataaaaactccttaccaggtagagataccttaaaatacacctaaaatttgaaagtaacatctatgttgtaccacagaaaagtggtcttggtttttccctacggacaatttataaaaaagttacaatataagttatttatagtaacaactaagagaagctaatcttttataaaaaaaaaaaataaaaaaaatcccccccccccaaaaaaaaaattgtaagtctacACAAatatccttaccaggtagatataggtcaaaatacaccttagaATTGGATGCAACATGCTTGTTgtattacagaaaagtggtctcgtttttcc from Mercenaria mercenaria strain notata chromosome 2, MADL_Memer_1, whole genome shotgun sequence carries:
- the LOC123564699 gene encoding leucine-rich repeat-containing protein 45-like; protein product: MVEEFKHGFLRLCKEHGLEAQDCVVNLLKSLEHSSKKERLVMNLSTNSLTSKTCAVLGKIIAADHTFVEYKFADCMLSEDAVKGLSHGFSRNTYVRKVDLKGNNIRGPAAEALGKMLRHNKSIVSICLEWNALGMLDNAFTIFCEGVAANNTLQALDLRNNQISHDSAAELCRALKGNSSIKSLDLRWNNVGLLGGRAIIEMLQTNKVLTRIELAGNNIPADILKSIETALSQNQDRALITDEHHKKTSMLTKHLQHLETEKLTQMDELMGTIDKQEELLRDSKRSSNSKISQLQVALGERKAAFNSLASKLAMTESELALAEQKCNDYSVIINRLKQELSDSSTVHQSDIRREREDRSNTEMKLLRELSEANERNIGFETKVEDLERKSRQQTEQIFGFREQITSLQAEIKMKGSQYEERLQSERSRNKDSLHEAETIRQKEIQRIKHESEETEKTLRERIQRLEMNRLQLEEEMSQLKTANMTDKLQAEENINIAKQKVKYEEDARMKQLEEKLRVLQISKDELQSHHNQQQTLISELTSKNSSLTLEVESYKRRIDELSEEVNNKNVYTMQEVGKVKIEMQGNLTKLENERSIQKELREKLADADTKLSEQMMKHRETLDSKEREIMQLQERLRARESELSRAREEEMQRAQILQSAVMNYVSKVPSSPR